A genomic window from Cricetulus griseus strain 17A/GY chromosome 4, alternate assembly CriGri-PICRH-1.0, whole genome shotgun sequence includes:
- the LOC113835514 gene encoding galactose-specific cell agglutination protein gsf2-like, with translation MPAAPALRPPPPPTTPAPPAPSRPAPPIPEAEDITGPDVTEAVGITGPDVTEAEVITGPDVTEAEDITGPDVTEAVDITGPDVTEAEVITGPDVTEAVVITGPDVTEAVDITGPDVTEAEDITGPDVTESVDITGPDVTEAVDITGPDVTEAVDITGPDVTEAVDITGPDVTEAVGITGSDVTEAVGITGPDVTEAVGITGPDVTESVDITGPDVTEAVDITGPDVTEAVDITGSDVTESVDITGPDVTEAVDITGPDVTEAVDITGSDVTESVDITGPDVTEAVVITGPDVTEAVNITGPDVTEAVGITGPDVTEAEDITGPDVTETEDITGPDVTEAVVITGPDVTEAEDITGPDVTEAVDITGPDVTEAVVITGPDVTEAVDITGPDVTEAEVITGPDVTEAVDITGPDVTEAVGITGPDVTEAEDITGSDVTEAVDITGPDVTEAVDITGPDVTEAVGITGPDVTEAEDITEAVDITGPDVTEAVGITGPDVTEAEDITGSDVTEAVVITGPDVTEAVNITGPDVTEAVGITGPDVTEAEVITGPDVTEAEDITGPDVTEAVVITGPDVTEAVVITGPDVTEAGHHRALMSQRLWSSQVLMSQRLWSSQGPDVTEAVVITGPDVTEAVVITGPDVTEAVVITGPDVT, from the exons ATGCCAGCTGCGCCCGCCCTGCGCCCGCCGCCGCCGCCCACGACCCCAGCCCCTCCGGCACCCAGCCGCCCTGCGCCTCCCATCCCGG AGGCTGAGGACATCACAGGTCCTGATGTCACAGAGGCTGTGGGCATCACAGGTCCTGATGTCACAGAGGCTGAGGTCATCACAGGTCCTGATGTCACAGAGGCTGAGGACATCACAGGTCCTGATGTCACAGAGGCTGTGGACATCACAGGTCCTGATGTCACAGAGGCTGAGGTCATCACAGGTCCTGATGTCACAGAGGCTGTGGTCATCACAGGCCCTGATGTCACAGAGGCTGTGGACATCACAGGTCCTGATGTCACAGAGGCTGAGGACATCACAGGCCCTGATGTCACAGAGTCTGTGGACATCACAGGTCCTGATGTCACAGAGGCTGTGGACATCACAGGTCCTGATGTCACAGAGGCTGTGGACATCACAGGTCCTGATGTCACAGAGGCTGTGGACATCACAGGTCCTGATGTCACAGAGGCTGTGGGCATCACAGGTTCTGATGTCACAGAGGCTGTGGGCATCACAGGTCCTGATGTCACAGAGGCTGTGGGCATCACAGGTCCTGATGTCACAGAGTCTGTGGACATCACAGGTCCTGATGTCACAGAGGCTGTGGACATCACAGGTCCTGATGTCACAGAGGCTGTGGACATCACAGGTTCTGATGTCACAGAGTCTGTGGACATCACAGGTCCTGATGTCACAGAGGCTGTGGACATCACAGGTCCTGATGTCACAGAGGCTGTGGACATCACAGGTTCTGATGTCACAGAGTCTGTGGACATCACAGGTCCTGATGTCACAGAGGCTGTGGTCATCACAGGTCCTGATGTCACAGAGGCTGTGAACATCACAGGTCCTGATGTCACAGAGGCTGTTGGCATCACAGGTCCTGATGTCACAGAGGCTGAGGACATCACAGGTCCTGATGTCACAGAGACTGAGGACATCACAG GTCCTGATGTCACAGAGGCTGTGGTCATCACAGGTCCTGATGTCACAGAGGCTGAGGACATCACAGGTCCTGATGTCACAGAGGCTGTGGACATCACAGGTCCTGATGTCACAGAGGCTGTGGTCATCACAGGTCCTGATGTCACAGAGGCTGTGGACATCACAGGTCCTGATGTCACAGAGGCTGAGGTCATCACAGGTCCTGATGTCACAGAGGCTGTGGACATCACAGGTCCTGATGTCACAGAGGCTGTGGGCATCACAGGTCCTGATGTCACAGAGGCTGAGGACATCACAGGTTCTGATGTCACAGAGGCTGTGGACATCACAGGTCCTGATGTCACAGAGGCTGTGGACATCACAGGTCCTGATGTCACAGAGGCTGTGGGCATCACAGGTCCTGATGTCACAGAGGCTGAGGACATCACAG AGGCTGTGGACATCACAGGTCCTGATGTCACAGAGGCTGTGGGCATCACAGGTCCTGATGTCACAGAGGCTGAGGACATCACAGGTTCTGATGTCACAGAGGCTGTGGTCATCACAGGTCCTGATGTCACAGAGGCTGTGAACATCACAGGTCCTGATGTCACAGAGGCTGTGGGCATCACAGGTCCTGATGTCACAGAGGCTGAGGTCATCACAGGTCCTGATGTCACAGAGGCTGAGGACATCACAGGTCCTGATGTCACAGAGGCTGTGGTCATCACAGGTCCTGATGTCACAGAGGCTGTGGTCATCACAGGTCCTGATGTCACAGAGGCAGGTCATCACAGGGCCCTGATGTCACAGAGGCTGTGGTCATCACAGGTCCTGATGTCACAGAGGCTGTGGTCATCACAGGGCCCTGATGTCACAGAGGCTGTGGTCATCACAGGTCCTGATGTCACAGAGGCTGTGGTCATCACAGGTCCTGATGTCACAGAGGCTGTGGTCATCACAGGTCCTGATGTCACATAG